From Amphritea atlantica, a single genomic window includes:
- a CDS encoding MurR/RpiR family transcriptional regulator gives MNLLEQIYDRLESLNKSERKVANVIIGDPATATRLSIASLAQAASVSEPTVNRFCRNFEAKGYPDFKIQLAQSLAGGTPYVSRNVEQDDSTEEYTDKIFTSTIAALDVARKGVNAGLISKAVDYLIQAKQISFLGLGASGPVATDAQHKFFRFNLPVAAYEDVLMMRMVAAAAHTGDVFVVISYTGRTRELVDVAQIARENGATVIGISAENSPLAKECTVLLAAPTPEDTDIYMPMTSRIVQLTLLDVLATGVTLRRGVDFHQHLKKIKESLKATRYPSE, from the coding sequence ATGAACCTGTTAGAGCAGATTTACGATCGTCTTGAATCGTTAAATAAATCTGAGCGTAAAGTTGCCAATGTCATCATTGGTGATCCGGCAACGGCAACGCGGTTAAGTATAGCGTCGCTGGCTCAGGCCGCGTCTGTCAGTGAACCAACGGTGAATCGCTTCTGTCGAAACTTCGAAGCGAAAGGCTACCCGGATTTTAAGATTCAACTGGCCCAGAGCCTGGCGGGGGGGACTCCTTATGTCAGTCGTAATGTTGAGCAGGATGATTCCACTGAGGAGTATACGGATAAGATTTTCACCTCGACGATTGCTGCGCTGGATGTTGCCCGTAAAGGGGTGAATGCCGGACTGATCAGTAAGGCGGTTGATTACCTTATACAGGCGAAGCAGATATCCTTCCTGGGGCTGGGGGCGTCAGGCCCGGTTGCCACCGATGCTCAGCATAAATTTTTCCGGTTCAACCTGCCGGTCGCTGCCTATGAAGATGTGCTGATGATGCGTATGGTCGCTGCGGCTGCACATACAGGCGATGTGTTTGTGGTCATCTCTTACACCGGTCGCACCCGGGAACTGGTCGATGTTGCTCAGATTGCCAGAGAGAATGGTGCAACGGTTATTGGTATATCCGCCGAAAACTCACCACTGGCTAAAGAGTGCACGGTGTTGCTGGCGGCACCCACGCCGGAAGACACCGATATCTATATGCCGATGACATCACGCATCGTTCAGTTAACACTATTGGATGTTCTGGCAACCGGGGTAACGTTGCGGCGAGGTGTGGATTTTCATCAACATCTTAAGAAGATTAAAGAAAGCCTGAAAGCCACCCGTTATCCCAGTGAGTAG
- a CDS encoding IS110 family transposase — protein sequence MSIKVLGIDLGKSSFHLIGRDSHDKQVCKKKLSRHQLITFIAQLPPCIIAFEACGGAHWLGRLCMSYGHDVRLIPPQYVKPFVKGNKNDFIDAQAITEAAGRPDMRFVAVKSVDAQSQVVVHRVREGFVAERTACMSRIGALLLEFGLSLPRGHSAMKKLFSWLSTQKVTLCPAIIGELQVMHDHYRYLNEQIAEQDIKIVRQVKQSSRCQLLKTVPGIGDMTASQLAAEVGNAHQFKSGREMAAWLGLVPRQYSTGGRSKLLGISKRGNKRLRCLLVHGARAILSRLDNYRGPMYDWLRKLRASKSFNTVCIALANKLSRIAYAVLSKNEPYQSQQV from the coding sequence ATGTCTATCAAAGTCCTTGGAATCGATTTAGGCAAGTCTTCTTTTCATTTAATTGGTCGTGATTCTCACGATAAGCAAGTCTGCAAAAAGAAACTCTCTCGTCATCAGCTCATTACTTTTATAGCACAACTACCGCCATGCATTATTGCGTTTGAAGCATGCGGTGGCGCGCACTGGTTAGGCCGTCTCTGCATGAGTTATGGTCACGACGTCCGATTAATCCCGCCTCAATATGTTAAACCTTTTGTTAAAGGTAATAAAAACGACTTCATTGATGCGCAAGCGATTACTGAGGCGGCAGGTCGTCCGGATATGCGGTTTGTCGCAGTGAAGTCAGTTGACGCACAAAGTCAGGTAGTCGTACATCGAGTACGTGAAGGCTTCGTAGCGGAGCGCACAGCTTGTATGTCACGTATTGGCGCGCTGTTATTGGAATTCGGTTTATCCCTTCCACGTGGTCACTCAGCGATGAAAAAGCTGTTTTCATGGCTAAGCACACAAAAAGTTACACTATGCCCAGCCATCATAGGTGAGCTTCAAGTGATGCATGATCACTACCGCTACTTAAATGAGCAAATAGCCGAACAAGATATAAAAATCGTTAGGCAGGTTAAGCAAAGCAGTCGTTGCCAGCTACTAAAAACCGTTCCTGGTATTGGTGATATGACTGCAAGCCAATTAGCAGCAGAAGTGGGCAATGCTCATCAGTTTAAAAGCGGTCGAGAAATGGCTGCTTGGTTAGGGTTGGTGCCGCGGCAATATTCGACAGGAGGGAGGTCGAAGTTATTAGGTATTAGTAAGCGTGGAAATAAACGCCTTAGATGCTTATTAGTGCACGGAGCCAGAGCGATCCTATCACGATTGGATAACTATCGGGGGCCGATGTATGACTGGCTAAGAAAGCTGAGAGCAAGTAAATCATTTAATACGGTCTGTATTGCTCTGGCAAACAAGCTGTCACGAATAGCGTATGCTGTTTTAAGCAAGAATGAGCCTTACCAGTCACAGCAGGTTTAA
- a CDS encoding NAD(P)H-dependent oxidoreductase subunit E, with protein sequence MNNKIQTIIQRYQSDRTRLLDMLWELHHLYGYLPGEALSELAGGLNMSVDDVRETSSFYHYFHDHPTGRYTFYLSNTVIARMKGYQQVLAALERETGASVGGVDESGTFGLYETPCIGLSDQEPAMLLDDVVFTRLTPEKISDIVSLLKQGRSPAEIANPNALPEDDVTYVDQLVETNICQAGPVFFQPLNDFPRLLKNCLDAGPDAVIGEIASASLRGHGGAGFSTGLKWRLCREAAGAAKYVICNADEGEPGTFKDRALLIRSPQAVLMGMILAASVIGAREGIIYLRQEYIYLKAYLEKQLQLFREQGLLGDNILGHVDFSFDIRIQMGAGAYICGDESALIESCEGKRGTPRVKPPYPVEQGYLGMPTCVNNVETLAAVTRVMQQGADWYQKLGTEDSRGSRLMSVSGDCVRPGIYEIEWGTTLNQVLTRVGAVDPWAVQVSGPSGECVAVEKSGERRFGYGDLSCNGSLMIFDRSRDLLEIVQHFMQFFVDESCGICTPCRAGNIDLRNKVERIIAGRACQQDLDEVVSWGNLVRSTSRCGLGATSPNPILSTLQQFPEIYQAKLTRQQGVLLPSFDLGAALQGNEQARIELTRITAKEVSEKTK encoded by the coding sequence ATGAATAACAAGATCCAGACGATTATTCAGCGTTATCAGTCAGACCGGACCCGTCTGCTTGATATGCTCTGGGAACTGCATCACCTGTACGGTTACCTACCCGGTGAGGCTCTGTCGGAGCTGGCCGGTGGCCTGAATATGTCAGTCGATGATGTGCGCGAAACCAGTTCCTTTTACCATTATTTTCATGATCATCCGACCGGCAGGTACACCTTTTATCTGAGCAATACGGTGATTGCCAGAATGAAGGGTTATCAGCAGGTGCTGGCGGCACTGGAGCGTGAGACCGGCGCATCTGTCGGGGGAGTGGATGAGTCCGGGACGTTTGGCTTGTATGAAACACCCTGCATCGGCCTGAGCGATCAGGAACCGGCGATGTTGCTCGATGATGTGGTATTTACCCGACTGACCCCCGAAAAAATCTCAGATATTGTCAGCCTGTTAAAACAGGGCCGATCACCCGCAGAGATCGCTAACCCCAATGCCTTGCCTGAAGATGATGTTACCTATGTAGATCAGCTGGTTGAAACCAATATCTGTCAGGCCGGCCCGGTGTTTTTTCAGCCTCTGAATGATTTCCCAAGGCTTCTGAAAAACTGTCTGGATGCCGGTCCCGATGCTGTCATCGGGGAGATTGCCTCTGCCAGTCTGAGGGGGCATGGCGGGGCGGGTTTCTCCACCGGGTTGAAGTGGCGCCTGTGCCGCGAGGCTGCAGGGGCGGCTAAATATGTGATCTGTAATGCTGACGAGGGGGAGCCGGGCACTTTCAAAGACAGAGCTTTACTGATTCGCTCGCCGCAGGCTGTATTGATGGGGATGATTCTGGCCGCCAGCGTGATCGGTGCCCGCGAGGGAATTATCTATCTGCGTCAGGAGTATATCTATCTCAAAGCTTATCTGGAGAAACAACTGCAACTGTTCAGAGAGCAGGGGTTGCTGGGAGACAATATTCTTGGGCATGTGGATTTTAGTTTTGATATCCGTATCCAGATGGGTGCCGGGGCTTATATCTGCGGAGATGAATCAGCACTGATCGAATCCTGCGAGGGTAAGCGGGGCACCCCCCGGGTGAAACCGCCTTACCCGGTAGAGCAGGGCTATCTGGGGATGCCGACCTGTGTCAACAATGTTGAAACTCTTGCTGCGGTAACCCGGGTGATGCAGCAGGGGGCTGACTGGTATCAGAAACTGGGCACAGAGGATTCCAGAGGTAGCCGGCTGATGAGTGTTTCGGGTGATTGTGTACGCCCCGGAATATACGAAATAGAGTGGGGCACGACCCTTAATCAGGTGCTGACTCGGGTGGGGGCTGTCGATCCCTGGGCGGTACAGGTCAGCGGCCCGTCTGGCGAGTGTGTTGCGGTCGAAAAAAGTGGCGAGCGGCGCTTCGGTTACGGCGACCTCAGCTGCAATGGCTCTTTGATGATCTTCGACCGCTCAAGGGATCTGCTCGAAATTGTGCAGCACTTTATGCAATTCTTTGTCGATGAATCCTGCGGTATCTGCACTCCCTGTCGGGCGGGTAATATTGATCTGCGTAACAAGGTTGAACGGATTATTGCCGGCAGGGCCTGTCAGCAGGATCTGGATGAGGTGGTGAGTTGGGGGAATCTGGTACGCAGTACCAGTCGCTGTGGACTGGGAGCCACTTCGCCCAATCCGATTCTGAGTACCTTGCAGCAGTTCCCGGAAATCTATCAGGCAAAACTGACCCGGCAGCAGGGGGTCTTATTGCCATCATTTGATCTGGGAGCTGCGTTACAGGGCAACGAACAGGCGCGTATAGAACTGACCCGGATAACGGCGAAAGAGGTTTCGGAGAAAACGAAATGA
- a CDS encoding (2Fe-2S)-binding protein has translation MSIQITIDGQPVATEAGHNLVDVAADNGVYIPTLCYLKGRPCLGTCRVCSVRVNGHVTAACSVPVADGMQVEVETAELADMRKALVEFLFVEGNHNCPSCEKSGRCELQDTGYELEMMVSRFPYRFPLRPREVVAEQLWLERDRCIFCQRCVEFIRDRKTDQKIFSIKGRGSTAQIEINAELANAMPPEQVRQAVDICPVGCILEKGVGFNDPIGQRKFEIQSVRERALGEKKK, from the coding sequence ATGAGTATTCAGATAACCATTGATGGTCAGCCGGTAGCAACTGAAGCGGGACATAACCTGGTGGACGTTGCTGCAGACAACGGCGTGTATATTCCTACGCTCTGTTATCTCAAAGGACGGCCCTGTCTGGGGACCTGCCGTGTCTGTTCGGTCCGGGTCAATGGCCATGTGACTGCCGCCTGCAGTGTGCCGGTGGCTGATGGTATGCAGGTGGAGGTCGAAACGGCAGAGCTGGCAGATATGCGTAAAGCGCTGGTGGAGTTTCTCTTTGTTGAGGGCAATCACAACTGCCCCAGTTGTGAAAAAAGTGGTCGCTGCGAGCTTCAGGATACCGGTTATGAGCTGGAGATGATGGTATCCCGTTTCCCTTACCGTTTTCCGTTGCGGCCGCGGGAGGTGGTGGCCGAACAACTCTGGCTGGAGCGCGACCGCTGTATCTTCTGTCAGCGCTGTGTTGAATTTATCCGGGACCGGAAAACCGATCAGAAGATCTTCAGTATCAAGGGGCGTGGCAGCACTGCGCAGATTGAGATCAATGCAGAACTTGCCAATGCGATGCCGCCGGAGCAGGTGCGGCAAGCGGTCGATATCTGCCCGGTGGGCTGTATTCTTGAGAAAGGGGTTGGCTTTAATGATCCGATCGGGCAGCGCAAATTTGAGATTCAATCGGTGCGTGAACGGGCGCTGGGGGAGAAAAAGAAATGA
- a CDS encoding NADP oxidoreductase: MSKPDKNQTCSHDLPASQMDPALQAARDKKIKVAMIGLCGCWGCTLSLLDMDEALLGLLDKVTILRSSLTDIKRIPERCAIGFIEGGVANEENIETLKEFRENCDILISVGACAIWGGVPAMRNEFELTDCLKEAYVDSVTAVPGAIPTIPYHDDIPRITTKVYPCHEVVKMDYFIPGCPPDGATILKVLDDLINGREFDLPASINRYD; encoded by the coding sequence ATGAGTAAACCCGATAAAAACCAAACCTGTTCACACGATCTTCCGGCCAGCCAGATGGACCCTGCACTACAGGCGGCGCGAGATAAAAAAATCAAGGTGGCGATGATCGGTTTGTGCGGCTGCTGGGGCTGCACTCTGTCACTTCTGGATATGGATGAAGCGCTACTGGGGCTGTTGGATAAAGTGACTATCCTGCGTTCATCGCTGACCGATATTAAGCGGATTCCGGAGCGCTGTGCCATCGGTTTTATCGAAGGCGGTGTGGCTAATGAAGAGAATATTGAGACTCTGAAAGAGTTTCGCGAGAATTGTGACATTCTTATATCCGTTGGCGCCTGCGCTATCTGGGGTGGCGTTCCGGCGATGCGTAATGAGTTTGAACTGACCGACTGCCTGAAAGAAGCCTATGTTGATTCAGTCACCGCGGTGCCTGGTGCAATACCCACGATTCCGTACCACGACGATATTCCGCGGATAACCACCAAGGTATACCCCTGTCACGAAGTGGTTAAAATGGATTACTTTATCCCCGGTTGCCCTCCAGATGGTGCAACGATTCTTAAAGTGCTGGATGATCTGATTAACGGGCGTGAATTCGACCTGCCGGCATCGATTAACCGATACGATTAA
- a CDS encoding Ni/Fe hydrogenase subunit alpha — protein sequence MSRKLVIDPVTRIEGHGKVTIQLDDSNRVTDAKLHVVEFRGFEKLIQGHPYWEAPMLLQRICGICFVSHHLCGAKALDDMVGVGQGSGIDMLPTPEKIRRLGHYAQQLQSHVTAYFYLVVPEMLFGMDAPPEQRNVLGLVEQNPALVKRVVALRKWGQELIKAVLGKRMHGISSIPGGVSKNLSAAERDRFLNGEAGLLSIDEVIEYAQDGLNLFYDFHEKHRQEVDSFAVVPSLDMCLVNEAGNVDYYHGRIRIIDENKTIVREFDYHDYLEHFSEATEAWSYMKFPFLKQLGRDKGSVRVGPLARMNVTKTLSTPLAQAALEKFHDYTGGKSNSMTLHTNWARAIEIIHSAELIKELLNDPDLQNEQLLMTPAENAWTGEGIGVVEAPRGTLLHHYQANKEGEITFANLIVSTTQNNSVINRTVQSVAEDYISGNAEITEGMMNAIEVGIRAYDPCLSCATHALGQMPLAVSLFDAEGNLIDEQRR from the coding sequence ATGAGTCGAAAACTGGTTATTGATCCTGTTACCCGTATTGAGGGACATGGCAAGGTTACCATTCAGCTGGATGATAGTAACAGGGTGACCGATGCTAAGCTCCATGTGGTGGAGTTTCGCGGTTTTGAAAAGCTGATACAGGGACATCCCTACTGGGAAGCGCCGATGTTGCTACAGAGGATCTGTGGTATCTGCTTTGTCAGTCATCACCTGTGCGGCGCCAAAGCTCTGGATGATATGGTTGGTGTGGGACAGGGGTCTGGAATCGATATGCTGCCAACGCCAGAAAAAATCCGTCGACTGGGGCACTATGCCCAGCAGTTACAGTCCCATGTGACCGCCTATTTTTATCTGGTTGTCCCCGAGATGCTGTTCGGTATGGATGCGCCGCCGGAGCAGCGCAATGTGCTGGGGCTGGTGGAACAGAATCCGGCGCTGGTAAAGCGGGTTGTTGCACTACGTAAGTGGGGGCAGGAGCTGATCAAAGCGGTATTAGGTAAGCGGATGCACGGCATCAGCTCTATCCCTGGCGGGGTGAGCAAGAATCTCAGCGCAGCGGAACGGGATCGCTTTCTCAACGGAGAGGCGGGGCTGCTCTCCATTGATGAGGTGATCGAATACGCTCAGGATGGTCTGAATCTGTTTTATGATTTTCATGAAAAACACCGCCAAGAGGTCGATAGTTTTGCCGTGGTTCCGTCACTGGATATGTGCCTGGTTAATGAAGCGGGCAATGTGGACTACTATCACGGCCGAATCCGGATTATCGATGAAAACAAGACCATCGTGCGGGAGTTTGATTACCACGACTATCTTGAGCATTTTTCCGAAGCGACCGAAGCGTGGAGCTATATGAAGTTTCCCTTCCTGAAGCAACTGGGACGGGACAAAGGTTCTGTACGGGTGGGGCCTCTGGCGCGCATGAATGTAACTAAAACGCTCTCTACTCCACTGGCTCAGGCGGCCCTGGAAAAGTTTCATGACTACACCGGCGGTAAATCAAACAGTATGACGCTGCATACTAACTGGGCCCGTGCTATTGAGATTATCCACTCCGCAGAACTGATTAAAGAACTGTTGAATGATCCCGACCTGCAAAATGAGCAGTTGCTGATGACCCCGGCGGAAAACGCCTGGACCGGTGAGGGGATTGGCGTTGTTGAGGCCCCCCGGGGGACTCTGCTGCACCACTACCAGGCCAATAAAGAGGGCGAGATTACGTTTGCCAATCTGATCGTTTCGACCACTCAGAACAATAGTGTCATCAATCGAACGGTGCAGTCGGTGGCAGAGGATTATATCAGTGGAAACGCTGAAATTACCGAGGGGATGATGAACGCTATCGAAGTGGGCATTCGCGCATACGATCCCTGCCTGAGTTGTGCTACCCATGCGCTGGGGCAGATGCCACTGGCGGTTTCTCTGTTTGATGCAGAGGGGAATCTGATTGATGAACAGCGCCGTTAA
- a CDS encoding hydrogenase maturation protease → MNSAVKPKRLALADFNRADCLIYGIGNLARQDDGLGWAFVDWLEATGICPEAEMVRNYQLFLEDADLISRKQKVLFIDATQDPGVEAFSLQSASAKLDFSFTSHAISIPAIMATCQLCFDKQPAVYVLAIRGYEWALEEGLTAGARSNLDRAIAHFRV, encoded by the coding sequence ATGAACAGCGCCGTTAAACCGAAGCGGCTAGCGCTGGCGGACTTTAACCGGGCCGATTGTCTGATCTATGGTATCGGAAATCTTGCTCGCCAGGATGACGGATTGGGATGGGCGTTTGTCGACTGGCTGGAAGCCACAGGCATCTGTCCTGAGGCAGAGATGGTGCGTAATTATCAGCTGTTTCTCGAAGATGCCGATCTGATCAGCCGTAAACAAAAAGTGTTGTTTATCGATGCCACTCAGGATCCGGGGGTGGAGGCGTTTTCACTGCAGTCGGCGAGTGCAAAACTGGATTTTAGCTTCACCTCCCATGCGATCTCCATTCCGGCCATCATGGCGACCTGTCAGCTCTGCTTTGATAAACAGCCAGCAGTCTATGTGCTGGCTATCAGAGGGTATGAATGGGCGTTAGAGGAGGGGTTGACCGCCGGTGCCAGGTCTAATTTAGACCGCGCTATAGCTCACTTTAGGGTATAG
- a CDS encoding EAL domain-containing protein, whose product MSRTPDRNNPLLVRHIAQTNLITCTPDATAESLIRLMADQQIGCIVVCDNRLPVGIVTRRDLISLWADQHENAPITELMSAPVSSVSEWESVDEAEHRLIAEGVRHLVVTKASGEACGILSETDVVNSHGIEHDLFLRSVEEIADHAPLTVDGNSTVLSALQKLKASDSSALLITQHNEVCGIFTERDAVTLISQNMQDHNLSDLCNNPLVTIEQNLSLYKARKVFHQHQFQHLAITNHEGKITGLISYSDILQSVESDCVYHLRELLNEQDRALEQSQHSLKLADKVIEASMEAIVICDKNSLILRVNPSFTEITGYTSEEVLGKNPSILSSGRHNERFYTEMWLNLAEQGFWQGEIWNRRRDGSVYPEWLSITSIRDDSGNISQYAAIFTDLTEIKKSEARIKRLAYFDELTRLPNRKLFNDRLQLSLGYAKEHQHRIAVAYIDVDFFQQINDLYGHETGDKVLKEVGRRIEHELDNGDTVARFGGDEFNLILTDVDNTPHISEFLNRLLNTVNQPILIDDKELKVTISIGVSFYPTDADNAESLLKCADSAVHLAKDFGRNSFRFFSSEQHQQIQSRYQMGSDLQAALDNGEFQLYYQPKVCLQTGRSDSCEALLRWLHPQLGFISPVEFIPLAEDLGLINRIGDFVIAEACRQIAAWRKQGAEINVAVNVSAKQFQQGDIAERILATLQQQSLPAHLLSVELTESCFLYCPEETKRAINTLRSQGIQVAIDDFGTGYSSLSYIRTMELDTLKIDRSFLVNLGDSEVDRAIVTSIIEMSHILGLKVVAEGIEHQSQMNILKQMSCDQLQGFLLARPMPADAFINWHQHQKA is encoded by the coding sequence ATGTCCAGAACTCCTGATCGTAACAACCCGTTACTTGTCAGACATATTGCCCAGACAAACCTAATCACCTGCACGCCTGATGCAACGGCAGAAAGCCTGATCAGGCTCATGGCCGACCAACAAATCGGCTGTATTGTTGTGTGCGATAATCGTTTGCCCGTGGGTATTGTCACCCGGCGGGATCTGATCAGTCTGTGGGCAGATCAGCATGAAAACGCTCCGATAACAGAGTTAATGTCTGCACCGGTATCGTCTGTATCAGAATGGGAATCAGTGGATGAAGCCGAACACAGACTGATCGCCGAAGGGGTTCGCCATCTCGTCGTGACCAAAGCATCCGGAGAAGCCTGCGGGATTCTCTCTGAAACCGACGTGGTTAACAGTCACGGTATCGAACATGACCTTTTCCTGCGCTCAGTCGAGGAGATCGCAGATCACGCTCCGCTCACTGTTGATGGCAACAGTACCGTTCTCTCTGCGCTGCAGAAACTGAAGGCATCCGACAGTTCCGCCCTGTTGATCACTCAGCATAACGAAGTATGCGGTATATTTACCGAACGGGACGCCGTGACCCTGATCTCTCAGAATATGCAGGATCATAATCTCAGCGACCTTTGCAATAACCCTCTGGTGACGATTGAACAGAATTTAAGCTTATATAAAGCCCGAAAGGTATTTCACCAGCATCAGTTCCAGCATCTCGCTATCACTAACCATGAGGGAAAAATAACCGGGCTTATCTCCTACTCCGATATCCTGCAAAGTGTAGAAAGTGATTGCGTGTATCACCTGCGGGAACTGCTGAATGAACAGGATCGTGCGCTGGAACAATCCCAACACAGTCTGAAGCTGGCGGATAAAGTCATTGAAGCGTCGATGGAAGCGATCGTCATCTGTGATAAAAACTCTCTTATTCTTCGGGTTAATCCATCGTTCACGGAGATCACCGGATATACCAGTGAAGAAGTGTTGGGGAAAAACCCCAGCATTCTCAGCTCCGGACGCCACAACGAAAGGTTTTATACCGAGATGTGGCTAAACCTGGCAGAACAGGGTTTCTGGCAGGGGGAGATCTGGAATCGGCGCAGAGATGGTTCGGTATACCCTGAGTGGCTCAGTATCACTTCGATCAGGGATGACAGTGGAAATATCTCGCAATATGCAGCAATTTTCACCGACCTGACCGAGATAAAAAAATCTGAAGCCCGCATCAAGCGGCTTGCCTACTTCGATGAGCTGACCCGACTCCCTAACCGAAAACTCTTTAATGACCGTCTTCAGCTATCACTGGGATATGCTAAAGAGCATCAACACCGGATTGCCGTAGCGTATATAGATGTTGATTTTTTTCAGCAAATCAACGACCTGTATGGCCACGAAACCGGGGACAAAGTGCTTAAGGAGGTCGGCCGGCGCATTGAACATGAGTTAGATAATGGCGATACCGTGGCCCGTTTTGGCGGCGATGAGTTTAATCTGATTCTCACCGATGTCGATAACACACCTCACATCAGTGAGTTTCTCAACCGCTTGCTGAACACAGTCAACCAACCAATTCTGATCGATGATAAAGAACTGAAAGTCACTATCAGCATCGGCGTCAGCTTCTATCCAACCGATGCCGACAATGCGGAATCCCTGCTCAAATGTGCCGACTCGGCTGTACATCTGGCAAAAGATTTCGGGCGCAACAGTTTCCGCTTCTTCTCTTCTGAACAACACCAGCAGATTCAGTCCCGCTATCAGATGGGCAGCGACCTTCAGGCAGCCCTGGATAATGGCGAGTTTCAACTCTATTACCAGCCGAAAGTCTGCCTTCAAACAGGCAGATCTGACAGCTGTGAGGCGCTGTTACGCTGGCTGCATCCGCAACTGGGCTTTATTTCACCGGTTGAGTTTATTCCCCTGGCAGAGGATCTTGGACTGATCAACCGGATCGGTGATTTTGTAATCGCAGAAGCCTGTCGACAGATTGCGGCATGGCGTAAACAGGGTGCCGAGATCAACGTGGCCGTTAATGTCTCAGCCAAACAGTTTCAGCAGGGCGATATCGCTGAGCGTATTCTTGCGACACTGCAACAACAAAGTCTACCCGCACACCTTCTGTCAGTAGAGCTGACCGAATCCTGCTTTCTTTACTGTCCGGAGGAGACCAAAAGGGCAATTAATACACTTCGCAGCCAGGGTATTCAGGTGGCGATTGATGATTTTGGCACCGGCTACTCCAGTCTCAGCTATATCCGCACGATGGAGCTGGATACTCTGAAGATTGATCGTAGCTTTCTGGTCAATCTGGGAGACTCAGAAGTGGACCGGGCCATCGTCACCTCGATCATTGAGATGAGCCATATACTGGGCCTGAAGGTTGTCGCCGAGGGCATCGAGCATCAGTCACAGATGAATATTCTCAAACAGATGAGCTGTGATCAGCTGCAGGGATTTCTGCTCGCCAGACCGATGCCGGCAGATGCATTCATCAACTGGCATCAACATCAAAAAGCTTAA
- a CDS encoding DUF2878 domain-containing protein — MRSGLSQGFWVNQAGFQLAWWCAILFTGQSLPVLITLLLLHCLCHRQPLNEAYVVIACGLIGFCVDLLLTAVGFFRFESAATPPLWLLLLWFCFAATLRQSLSFFHNRWVLASVCGGVSGSLAYIAAAKLGAVSIGLSTLPGFLILMFIWMGLFPLQLWLSAQHFPGEVRGAY, encoded by the coding sequence ATGAGATCAGGCTTATCACAGGGGTTCTGGGTTAATCAGGCGGGTTTTCAGCTGGCCTGGTGGTGTGCGATTTTATTCACCGGCCAGAGCTTACCTGTGCTTATCACCTTATTGCTGTTGCATTGTCTGTGTCACCGACAACCACTCAATGAAGCGTATGTTGTCATTGCCTGCGGCTTGATTGGATTTTGCGTTGATCTGCTGCTCACGGCGGTGGGTTTTTTTCGCTTTGAGTCAGCGGCAACACCGCCTCTGTGGTTACTTCTGTTGTGGTTTTGTTTCGCCGCGACCCTGAGACAGAGCCTGAGCTTTTTCCATAATCGCTGGGTGCTCGCTTCAGTGTGCGGAGGCGTATCCGGCAGCCTGGCCTATATTGCGGCGGCTAAACTCGGAGCCGTCAGTATCGGCTTATCGACACTACCGGGCTTTCTGATTCTGATGTTTATCTGGATGGGACTGTTTCCGCTGCAGCTATGGCTGAGTGCGCAGCATTTTCCGGGGGAGGTCAGGGGTGCGTATTAA